The following are encoded in a window of Thermococcus alcaliphilus genomic DNA:
- a CDS encoding bifunctional hydroxymethylpyrimidine kinase/phosphomethylpyrimidine kinase, translated as MIRKALTIAGSDSGGGAGIEADLKTFSAFGVHGLVAITSVTAQNTQEVRAIHDVDPEVVAKQIEAVADDIGVDAAKTGMLSNAEIIKAVAKTVKKYSFPLVVDPVMIAKSGAPLLREDAMDALIEKIIPLAKVVTPNKPEAEKLSGIRIENLEDARKAAKIIVEELGAEGAIVKGGHLGLSEAVDVFYFNGEFKEYRAPFVDGCTHGTGCSFSAAIAANLAKGKELEEAVRIAKEFITMGIYYGAKIGHGHCPVNQNAWIEIPAEKWRVYESLRNAIKELVAIENLPQHVPEVGMNFVYALPRLYARSKDDVAGVKGRIVKFGSAVKPVGGVEFGASDHLARAILTYMNFFPETRSVLNLKYSEELIKKASNLGLRVSFYDRREEPEEIKAQEGGTIPWGIRTAIERINGKPDIIYHLGDWGKEAMILIFGESPEVVLRKLKMLIE; from the coding sequence ATGATTAGAAAAGCTTTAACAATTGCCGGCAGTGATAGTGGAGGGGGAGCCGGAATAGAGGCAGATTTGAAAACCTTCTCTGCTTTTGGTGTTCACGGTTTGGTTGCAATTACCTCAGTAACAGCTCAAAACACTCAAGAAGTAAGGGCAATCCACGATGTTGATCCAGAAGTTGTTGCAAAGCAAATAGAGGCAGTTGCCGATGATATTGGAGTTGATGCCGCAAAGACCGGAATGCTGAGCAATGCTGAGATTATTAAAGCCGTTGCAAAAACGGTAAAAAAATACAGCTTTCCCCTCGTGGTAGATCCGGTAATGATAGCCAAAAGTGGAGCGCCCTTGTTAAGGGAAGACGCAATGGACGCTTTGATTGAGAAGATAATTCCCCTTGCAAAGGTTGTAACTCCCAACAAGCCAGAAGCTGAAAAGCTGAGCGGAATACGGATTGAAAACCTTGAAGATGCAAGAAAAGCCGCAAAAATCATAGTGGAAGAACTAGGGGCGGAGGGCGCAATAGTTAAAGGAGGACATCTAGGATTAAGTGAAGCTGTGGATGTGTTTTATTTTAACGGCGAGTTCAAGGAATACAGAGCACCGTTTGTTGATGGTTGCACCCATGGTACCGGATGTTCTTTCTCTGCAGCAATAGCGGCAAATTTAGCCAAAGGAAAGGAGCTCGAAGAAGCCGTTAGAATAGCGAAGGAATTCATCACAATGGGAATTTATTATGGAGCAAAAATAGGTCATGGGCACTGTCCCGTTAATCAGAATGCCTGGATAGAAATTCCAGCTGAAAAATGGAGAGTTTATGAGTCCCTAAGAAATGCCATTAAGGAACTTGTAGCGATTGAAAATCTTCCTCAACACGTTCCGGAGGTGGGCATGAACTTTGTCTACGCACTGCCCAGGCTGTATGCAAGGAGCAAAGATGATGTTGCCGGAGTCAAAGGAAGGATAGTAAAGTTTGGAAGTGCTGTAAAGCCGGTAGGAGGAGTGGAATTTGGAGCCTCTGATCATCTGGCAAGGGCTATTTTAACCTATATGAACTTCTTCCCCGAAACCAGAAGTGTGCTAAACTTAAAATACAGCGAAGAGCTGATTAAAAAAGCTTCTAACTTGGGACTTAGAGTATCTTTCTACGATAGAAGGGAGGAGCCAGAGGAGATAAAAGCCCAAGAAGGAGGCACCATTCCCTGGGGAATAAGAACTGCCATTGAAAGGATAAACGGCAAGCCCGACATAATTTACCATCTCGGAGACTGGGGCAAAGAGGCAATGATCCTAATATTTGGAGAGAGCCCAGAGGTTGTATTGAGAAAACTCAAAATGCTTATCGAATAG
- the mfnA gene encoding tyrosine decarboxylase MfnA produces MIPKEGMSEEEVLAELEERLKIDLTFNSGKILGSMCTYPHPLAQKIIQKYIDRNLGDPGLHKGSKKIEEEAVQMLGELLHLKKAYGNIVSGGTEANILAVRAFRNISDVENPELILPKSAHFSFLKASDLLRVKLVWAELNEDYSVNVKDVESKITDSTVGIVGIAGTTGLGVVDDIPALSDIAVDYGIPLHVDAAFGGFVIPFAKALGYELPDFDFKLKGVQSVTIDPHKMGMAPIPAGGIVFRRKKYMDAINVLAPYLAGGQIFQATITGTRPGANAIAVWALLKHLGFEGYKRVVKEAMENAYWFAEQIKALDGVYLIREPMLNIVSFGSKKLKKLEGELKARGWGISAHRGYIRIVMMPHVKREHLEEFLKDLREILRKVL; encoded by the coding sequence ATGATTCCAAAGGAAGGGATGAGCGAAGAGGAAGTACTTGCTGAACTTGAGGAGAGGCTCAAAATCGACTTGACTTTTAATTCAGGTAAGATTTTAGGATCAATGTGCACTTACCCTCATCCGCTTGCTCAAAAGATAATTCAAAAATATATAGACAGAAACTTAGGCGATCCTGGACTGCACAAAGGGAGCAAGAAGATTGAGGAAGAAGCTGTTCAGATGCTTGGAGAACTTTTGCACCTGAAGAAAGCCTATGGCAACATAGTAAGCGGTGGTACCGAGGCGAATATCTTGGCCGTTAGGGCTTTTCGCAATATATCTGATGTTGAGAATCCCGAATTAATTCTCCCAAAAAGCGCCCACTTCTCTTTTCTAAAGGCGAGTGATCTGCTGAGGGTAAAACTGGTTTGGGCTGAGCTTAATGAGGACTATTCTGTTAATGTTAAAGATGTTGAGAGCAAGATAACCGACAGCACTGTTGGGATAGTTGGAATTGCCGGTACAACCGGGTTAGGTGTTGTGGATGACATCCCTGCTCTTTCAGATATTGCCGTAGATTACGGGATTCCCCTTCACGTTGATGCAGCCTTTGGTGGGTTTGTGATACCCTTCGCAAAAGCTCTAGGTTATGAGTTGCCAGATTTTGATTTCAAGCTCAAAGGTGTACAGAGCGTTACCATAGACCCACATAAAATGGGCATGGCTCCAATTCCAGCTGGTGGGATAGTTTTTAGGAGGAAAAAGTACATGGATGCTATAAATGTTCTAGCGCCATACCTAGCAGGCGGGCAAATATTTCAAGCTACAATAACTGGCACTAGGCCTGGAGCTAATGCAATAGCCGTTTGGGCTCTCTTAAAGCATCTGGGCTTTGAAGGATATAAGAGAGTCGTTAAGGAAGCTATGGAAAATGCATACTGGTTTGCAGAGCAGATAAAGGCTCTAGATGGGGTGTACCTAATAAGGGAGCCAATGTTGAATATAGTTTCCTTCGGCTCCAAGAAGCTTAAGAAACTTGAGGGGGAACTTAAAGCTAGAGGATGGGGAATAAGTGCCCATAGAGGGTACATAAGAATCGTTATGATGCCCCACGTAAAGAGAGAGCACCTTGAGGAGTTTCTAAAGGATCTGAGGGAAATTCTGAGAAAGGTTCTCTAG
- the thiW gene encoding energy coupling factor transporter S component ThiW, which yields MKAETKTQKLAYVGIFTALGVILGTISFPVGPTKVAPFQHFINVITGVLLGPWWASLTALFIGILRMSLGVGTIFSIPGGIPGAFTVGLVYKIVKKDWAAFSEPFATVFIGGTLSSLLFGPIINVHKGVVWFWIAFAPSTLVGTTLGFLTLKALRKMEVIE from the coding sequence ATGAAGGCTGAAACAAAGACACAAAAGCTCGCTTATGTAGGCATTTTCACGGCATTGGGAGTAATTCTGGGCACGATTTCTTTTCCAGTTGGTCCAACAAAAGTCGCTCCTTTCCAGCACTTTATAAACGTAATAACGGGAGTCCTGTTAGGCCCCTGGTGGGCCTCTTTAACGGCACTTTTCATAGGGATACTGAGAATGTCCCTAGGAGTGGGCACGATATTCTCAATTCCTGGTGGAATTCCAGGAGCTTTTACTGTTGGTTTGGTGTATAAAATAGTAAAAAAGGACTGGGCAGCATTTAGCGAGCCCTTTGCAACTGTTTTTATAGGAGGAACCCTAAGCTCCCTTCTCTTTGGACCCATTATAAACGTCCATAAAGGTGTTGTGTGGTTTTGGATAGCCTTTGCTCCCAGCACCCTTGTTGGAACGACTCTTGGTTTTCTAACCCTCAAAGCCCTAAGAAAGATGGAGGTGATAGAATGA
- the thiE gene encoding thiamine phosphate synthase: protein MNLRKKLKLYVITDRRLRPEVESVKEALEGGATSIQLRIKNASTREMIEIGKEIRKLTEEYDALYFVDDRLDVALATNADGVQLGSEDMPISIAKEIAPNLIIGASVYSLEEALQAEKEGADYLGAGSVFPTPTKKDVKIIGIDGLKRIVESVKIPVVAIGGINHENVREVLKAGVDGIAVISAIMGAENVREATERMRKIIEEVIR from the coding sequence GCTGAAGCTTTATGTCATCACTGATAGGAGGCTAAGACCAGAGGTAGAAAGCGTCAAAGAGGCATTAGAGGGTGGCGCAACCTCCATTCAACTGAGGATAAAAAATGCCTCAACAAGAGAAATGATAGAGATCGGTAAGGAAATAAGGAAGCTCACAGAGGAATACGATGCTCTCTACTTTGTGGATGATAGGTTAGATGTGGCTTTAGCAACAAACGCAGATGGAGTTCAACTGGGTTCTGAAGACATGCCCATCTCAATTGCTAAAGAGATAGCACCCAATCTAATCATAGGTGCCTCCGTCTACAGTCTGGAAGAAGCCCTGCAAGCAGAAAAGGAGGGGGCAGACTATTTGGGGGCAGGTTCTGTCTTTCCTACTCCTACAAAGAAAGATGTTAAGATTATTGGCATAGATGGTCTTAAGAGAATAGTGGAGTCGGTAAAAATTCCCGTGGTGGCAATAGGGGGCATAAACCATGAAAACGTCCGGGAAGTCCTCAAAGCCGGAGTAGATGGGATTGCTGTGATATCTGCAATAATGGGGGCAGAAAACGTAAGAGAAGCCACTGAAAGAATGAGAAAGATTATAGAGGAGGTTATCAGATGA